A single genomic interval of Solimonas sp. K1W22B-7 harbors:
- a CDS encoding response regulator transcription factor, whose amino-acid sequence MPTIALADDQALVRSGLRALLEKLGGVDILIEAEDGDALLAALRRRPVDVVVSDIRMPRRSGIEVTRLLREQGDVTPVLLLTTFDDPGLLRAAAAAGAQGFLLKDASPETLKAAIQRLARGDTLFEPVALPGAGEAPAGTGPTGARLSPREVSILRLVAGGYSNKEIARSLLISDGTVKNHITDILQKLDARDRTHAVLKAIGARWL is encoded by the coding sequence ATGCCGACGATCGCGCTGGCGGATGACCAGGCGCTGGTCCGCAGCGGCCTGCGCGCCCTGCTGGAGAAGCTTGGCGGCGTCGACATCCTGATCGAGGCCGAGGACGGCGACGCCCTGCTGGCGGCGTTGCGGCGGCGACCGGTGGACGTGGTCGTCAGCGACATCCGCATGCCGCGGCGTTCCGGCATCGAGGTCACGCGACTGCTGCGCGAGCAGGGCGACGTCACCCCGGTGCTGCTGCTGACCACCTTCGACGACCCCGGCCTGCTGCGCGCCGCGGCCGCCGCCGGCGCCCAGGGCTTCCTGCTCAAGGACGCCTCCCCCGAAACCCTGAAGGCGGCGATCCAGCGCCTGGCGCGCGGCGACACCCTGTTCGAGCCGGTGGCCCTGCCGGGCGCCGGAGAGGCGCCGGCCGGCACAGGCCCCACCGGGGCCCGGCTGAGCCCGCGCGAGGTCTCGATCCTGCGGCTGGTGGCGGGGGGCTATTCCAACAAGGAGATCGCCCGCTCCCTGCTGATTTCCGATGGCACGGTGAAGAACCACATCACCGACATCCTGCAGAAGCTCGACGCCCGCGACCGCACCCACGCCGTGCTCAAGGCCATCGGCGCGCGCTGGCTTTAG
- a CDS encoding sensor histidine kinase, with protein MTLPAVSLHRTPGAGVLNPINLGSYATWAAIAVYSVAKYPAGGAAGLPLLVGLGSLGAFLLLYLARALVDDREGPLSLRRQLILAQLGCALVACWGMEQNDFVPALLVIVAGQLGLVYARQQVATLLLAADFMLALLLTQQHDSLMGLVLLLAWCGFQAFAAVGAMFAVRLQALGLTAVRINAELMATRQLLDEGARADERLRLSRELHDVAGHKLTALKMQLALHRRELWRRSPALEESLRLADELLTDIRGVVSALRAEEGVDLPGALRALDPGLPRPRVAFEIEPGLRIADMRSADALLRCAQEAMTNVLRHSGAWTVRLRLGFEPAGLVLEVEDDGRGWQGARPEGNGIRGMRERLAGVGGELELRRGGSGGLWLRAILPGLERPAGLPAEAGAPLFQPAQFCIVRKRLHADDRAGG; from the coding sequence ATGACCCTGCCCGCCGTTTCCCTGCATCGCACCCCCGGCGCGGGAGTGCTCAACCCGATCAACCTCGGGTCCTATGCCACCTGGGCGGCGATTGCGGTGTATTCCGTAGCCAAGTACCCGGCCGGCGGAGCCGCGGGCCTGCCGTTGCTGGTCGGCCTGGGGAGCCTGGGGGCTTTCCTGCTGCTGTATCTCGCGCGTGCGCTGGTGGACGATCGCGAGGGTCCGCTGTCGCTGCGGCGCCAACTGATACTGGCGCAGCTGGGCTGCGCACTCGTGGCCTGCTGGGGCATGGAACAGAACGATTTCGTGCCGGCGCTGCTGGTGATCGTCGCCGGCCAGCTGGGGCTGGTGTATGCCAGGCAACAGGTCGCGACACTGCTGCTGGCTGCCGACTTCATGCTGGCGCTGCTGCTGACGCAGCAGCACGACAGCCTGATGGGCCTGGTGCTGCTGCTGGCGTGGTGCGGCTTCCAGGCTTTTGCGGCGGTGGGCGCGATGTTCGCCGTGCGCCTGCAGGCCCTGGGCCTGACCGCGGTGCGCATCAACGCCGAGCTGATGGCGACGCGACAGCTGCTGGACGAGGGCGCGCGCGCCGACGAGCGTCTGCGCCTGTCGCGCGAACTGCACGACGTCGCCGGCCACAAGCTCACCGCGCTGAAGATGCAGCTGGCGCTGCACCGCCGCGAGCTGTGGCGCCGCTCCCCGGCACTGGAGGAGAGCCTGCGCCTGGCCGACGAGTTGCTGACCGACATCCGCGGCGTGGTCTCGGCACTGCGCGCCGAGGAAGGCGTGGACCTGCCCGGCGCCCTGCGCGCCCTGGACCCGGGGCTGCCGCGACCGCGGGTGGCCTTCGAGATCGAACCGGGTCTGCGCATCGCGGACATGCGCAGCGCCGACGCCCTGCTGCGTTGCGCCCAGGAGGCGATGACCAACGTGCTGCGCCACAGCGGCGCCTGGACCGTGCGGCTGCGCCTGGGCTTCGAGCCGGCCGGGCTGGTGCTGGAGGTGGAGGACGACGGCCGCGGCTGGCAGGGCGCCCGGCCCGAGGGCAACGGCATCCGCGGCATGCGCGAACGCCTGGCCGGGGTCGGCGGCGAGCTGGAACTGCGCCGCGGTGGGTCCGGTGGCCTGTGGCTGCGCGCGATCCTGCCGGGCCTGGAGCGGCCGGCCGGGTTGCCGGCGGAGGCCGGCGCGCCGCTGTTCCAGCCGGCCCAATTCTGCATCGTGAGGAAGCGCCTGCATGCCGACGATCGCGCTGGCGGATGA
- a CDS encoding DUF2141 domain-containing protein: MPRTQHLALALALPLLLLLMLMNPAQAAAQELQLSNLRPAGTVRVEVYADAESWRRGRNPVASRLVPVRNVTQRLRLEGLPEGRYAIRAMQAADSAGGCRWPPAVAMARRGYSRLPLARRAPPPFERAAVELREGQAVSLRLNLSDD, translated from the coding sequence ATGCCCAGAACCCAGCATCTCGCCCTCGCCCTCGCCCTGCCGCTGCTGCTGCTGCTGATGCTGATGAACCCGGCGCAGGCCGCCGCGCAGGAGCTGCAGCTCAGCAACCTGCGGCCCGCGGGCACGGTGCGGGTGGAGGTCTATGCCGACGCCGAGAGCTGGCGTCGCGGCCGCAACCCGGTGGCCAGCCGGCTTGTGCCGGTTCGCAACGTCACCCAGCGCCTGCGTCTCGAAGGATTGCCGGAGGGGCGCTATGCCATCCGCGCGATGCAGGCGGCGGACAGCGCAGGAGGTTGCCGCTGGCCGCCTGCGGTGGCCATGGCGCGGCGCGGCTACAGCCGTCTCCCGCTGGCACGCCGCGCACCGCCACCCTTCGAGCGCGCGGCGGTGGAGCTGCGCGAAGGCCAGGCCGTGTCGCTGCGACTCAACCTCAGCGACGACTGA
- a CDS encoding ABC transporter permease: protein MNALRFALRRLRRGWKSGELLILTLALAVAVAALSAVGLFTDRVRSAIDNQTGDTLGADLLFSSRNPLPDPLLEKVTASGARSSGFTQFPSVVLNGESTALASIKAVQKDYPLRGELRLAELPFGPAQVTRGIPASGEAWADARLWQELGLQAGAIVQAGSSHFRIVAVLESEPDRGNGFSDLAPRLMINHADLAATGLTGPGARAQYTLMAAGESKSLEPLRTMTLPAGVRRIAPQDARPEIRNALSRAGQFLDIAVLAATLLAAAAVALCAHQHGAKLRDEVALLKCLGARNGFLGRALLLNLLLLGLVGGLAGALLGLAAQEVVARLLAELLQIALPAPSLQPLLLAWGLGLLVLLGFAAPPLLQARTVPPMRVFQRNAEGSALTWGIWLAASLTVMALLWLQTGDPKLAAAVLGGAAIALALLALLAWLLVLALSPLKRAVGSSWRFGLGNIARRRGASVAQVVALGLALLALLLVSVVRQDLLASWQDRLPPDTPNQFLINIQPAQREALQQFFAERGYPDLQLWPMARARLTALNGQPVTADSFQDPETQRWINRDFNLSWSTSLGDDNRLLQGEWWGEGGRGKPWLSADEYAIERLGLKLGDRMTLDFAGTPVELTVRSFRKVDWGSFRPNFFLLVPPGVISDVNGQYIGSFFLPADQRALLRELVAAFPNVTVLDIEAAMKQVRGIVDRVVRAVEFIFLFTLLAGLTVLLAAIEGTRAERVRETALLRTLGARSGTIARGLLAEYALLGLLAGLVAAIVAQGVAQVLAQGVFDIPYGLRPSLWFIGAGAGTLLVAGMGWLSLRKVLQTPPRQVLG, encoded by the coding sequence ATGAACGCCCTGCGCTTCGCCCTGCGTCGCCTGCGCCGCGGCTGGAAAAGCGGTGAGTTGCTGATCCTCACCCTGGCCCTCGCCGTCGCCGTCGCGGCGCTTTCCGCCGTCGGCCTGTTCACCGACCGCGTCCGCAGCGCCATCGACAACCAGACCGGCGACACGCTCGGCGCCGACCTGCTGTTCAGCTCACGCAACCCGCTGCCCGACCCCCTGCTGGAGAAAGTGACCGCCAGCGGCGCCCGCAGCAGCGGCTTCACGCAATTCCCCAGCGTCGTGCTCAACGGCGAGTCCACCGCCCTGGCCTCGATCAAGGCCGTGCAGAAGGACTACCCGCTGCGCGGCGAACTGCGCCTCGCCGAGCTGCCCTTCGGCCCGGCACAAGTCACCCGCGGCATCCCCGCATCCGGCGAAGCCTGGGCCGATGCGCGGCTGTGGCAGGAACTGGGCCTGCAGGCCGGCGCCATCGTGCAGGCCGGCAGTTCGCATTTCCGCATCGTCGCCGTACTGGAAAGCGAGCCCGACCGCGGCAACGGCTTCTCCGATCTCGCACCAAGGTTGATGATCAACCACGCCGACCTCGCCGCCACCGGCCTCACCGGCCCCGGCGCCCGCGCGCAGTACACGCTGATGGCCGCAGGAGAATCGAAGTCGCTGGAGCCGCTGCGCACGATGACGCTGCCCGCCGGCGTGCGCCGCATCGCGCCGCAGGATGCGCGACCGGAAATCAGGAACGCCCTGTCCCGCGCCGGCCAGTTCCTCGACATCGCCGTGCTGGCGGCAACGCTGCTGGCGGCAGCGGCGGTGGCGCTGTGCGCACACCAGCACGGCGCCAAGCTGCGTGACGAGGTCGCCCTGCTCAAGTGCCTGGGCGCGCGCAACGGTTTCCTCGGCCGCGCCCTGTTGCTCAACCTTCTGCTGCTGGGCCTGGTCGGGGGCCTCGCCGGCGCCCTGCTCGGCCTGGCGGCACAGGAAGTGGTGGCGCGCCTGCTCGCCGAACTGCTGCAGATCGCCCTGCCGGCGCCCTCGCTGCAGCCGCTGCTGCTGGCCTGGGGTCTCGGCCTGCTGGTGCTGCTGGGCTTCGCCGCGCCGCCGCTGCTGCAGGCGCGCACCGTGCCGCCGATGCGGGTGTTCCAGCGCAATGCCGAGGGCTCGGCGCTGACCTGGGGCATCTGGCTGGCGGCAAGCCTGACGGTGATGGCGCTGCTGTGGCTGCAGACCGGCGACCCCAAGCTGGCGGCAGCGGTGCTGGGCGGCGCCGCCATCGCCCTGGCCCTGCTGGCGCTGCTGGCCTGGCTGCTGGTGCTGGCGCTGTCGCCGCTCAAGCGCGCGGTCGGCAGCTCCTGGCGCTTTGGCCTGGGCAACATCGCGCGGCGCCGCGGCGCCAGCGTGGCGCAGGTGGTGGCGCTGGGCCTGGCCCTGCTGGCGCTGCTGCTGGTGTCCGTGGTGCGCCAGGACCTGCTGGCGAGCTGGCAGGACCGCCTGCCGCCGGATACGCCGAACCAGTTCCTGATCAATATCCAGCCGGCGCAGCGCGAAGCGCTGCAGCAGTTCTTCGCCGAGCGCGGCTACCCCGACCTGCAGCTGTGGCCGATGGCACGCGCGCGCCTGACCGCGCTCAACGGCCAGCCGGTGACGGCGGATTCCTTCCAGGACCCGGAGACGCAGCGCTGGATCAACCGCGACTTCAACCTGTCGTGGAGCACGTCGCTGGGCGACGACAACCGCCTGCTGCAGGGCGAATGGTGGGGCGAGGGCGGTCGCGGCAAGCCCTGGCTGTCGGCCGACGAATACGCCATCGAGCGGCTCGGCCTGAAGCTCGGCGACCGCATGACGCTGGATTTCGCCGGCACGCCGGTGGAGCTGACGGTGCGCAGTTTCCGCAAGGTGGACTGGGGCAGCTTCCGCCCCAACTTCTTCCTGCTGGTACCGCCGGGCGTGATCAGCGACGTCAACGGCCAGTACATCGGCAGCTTCTTCCTGCCGGCGGACCAGCGCGCGCTGCTGCGCGAACTGGTCGCGGCCTTCCCCAACGTCACCGTGCTCGACATCGAGGCGGCGATGAAGCAGGTGCGCGGCATCGTCGACCGCGTGGTGCGCGCGGTGGAGTTCATCTTCCTGTTCACGCTGCTGGCGGGGCTCACCGTGCTGCTGGCGGCGATCGAAGGCACGCGCGCCGAGCGCGTGCGCGAGACCGCGCTGCTGCGCACGCTGGGCGCGCGCAGCGGCACCATCGCGCGCGGCCTGCTGGCGGAGTACGCGCTGCTGGGCCTGCTCGCCGGCCTGGTCGCGGCAATCGTCGCGCAGGGCGTCGCGCAGGTGCTGGCACAGGGTGTCTTCGACATCCCCTACGGCCTGCGCCCGTCGCTGTGGTTCATCGGCGCCGGCGCCGGCACGCTGCTGGTGGCGGGCATGGGCTGGCTGTCGCTGCGCAAGGTCCTGCAGACCCCGCCGCGGCAGGTGCTGGGCTAG
- a CDS encoding ABC transporter ATP-binding protein has protein sequence MKAVIARDLRKTVVSGAAPLSILTGISFEVSAGESVAIVGQSGSGKTTLLSLLAGLDLPTEGDIVLDGQSLATLDEDARAGLRAGRVGFVFQSFQLLAGFTALENVMLPAELAGLPDAAARARRALGEVGLAARLDHYPQQLSGGEQQRVALARAFAGQPKILFADEPTGNLDTATGQKIIDLMFDMNRAHGTTLILVTHDPALAARCGRTLTLVGGSLA, from the coding sequence ATGAAAGCCGTCATTGCCCGGGATCTCCGCAAGACTGTCGTGAGTGGCGCCGCACCGCTGAGCATTTTGACCGGCATCAGCTTCGAAGTTTCCGCCGGCGAGTCGGTGGCCATCGTCGGCCAGTCCGGCTCCGGCAAGACCACGCTGCTGTCGCTGCTGGCGGGACTGGACCTGCCGACCGAGGGAGACATCGTACTCGACGGCCAGTCGCTGGCGACGCTGGACGAGGACGCCCGCGCCGGCCTGCGCGCCGGCCGCGTCGGCTTCGTGTTCCAGTCCTTCCAGCTGCTGGCCGGCTTCACCGCCCTGGAAAACGTCATGCTCCCCGCCGAACTCGCCGGCCTGCCCGATGCCGCCGCCCGCGCACGCCGCGCGCTCGGCGAGGTCGGCCTCGCCGCACGCCTCGATCACTACCCGCAACAGCTCTCCGGCGGCGAGCAGCAGCGCGTGGCCTTGGCCCGCGCCTTCGCCGGCCAGCCCAAGATCCTCTTCGCCGACGAACCCACCGGCAACCTCGACACCGCCACCGGCCAGAAGATCATCGACCTGATGTTCGACATGAACCGCGCGCATGGCACCACGCTGATCCTGGTGACGCATGATCCGGCGCTGGCGGCGCGGTGTGGGCGGACGTTGACGTTGGTGGGGGGGAGCCTGGCGTGA
- a CDS encoding arylesterase, with product MFGDSLSAAYGIQASQGWAALLQQRLQREGYPHVVVNASVSGETSAGGLARLPAALGQHKPAIVLLELGANDGLRALPVKAMRGNLERMLQLSRDAGARPVLFEMRIPANYGAAYGDSFRGAFTELARNAHAPLVPFFLAAIALDPGNFQDDGLHPSAAAQPKLLDAVWPTLKPLLAKPK from the coding sequence GTGTTTGGGGACAGTCTCAGCGCGGCCTACGGCATCCAGGCCTCCCAGGGTTGGGCGGCACTGTTGCAGCAGCGACTGCAGCGCGAAGGCTATCCCCACGTGGTGGTCAACGCCAGCGTCAGCGGCGAGACCAGCGCCGGCGGCCTCGCCCGCCTGCCGGCAGCACTGGGACAGCACAAGCCGGCGATCGTTCTGCTGGAGCTGGGCGCCAACGACGGCCTGCGCGCCCTGCCGGTGAAGGCCATGCGCGGCAACCTGGAGCGCATGCTGCAGCTCAGCCGCGACGCCGGTGCCCGGCCGGTACTGTTCGAGATGCGCATCCCGGCCAACTACGGCGCCGCCTACGGCGACAGCTTCCGGGGCGCCTTTACCGAACTGGCACGCAATGCGCATGCCCCTCTGGTGCCGTTCTTCCTGGCCGCGATCGCGCTCGACCCGGGCAATTTCCAGGACGACGGCCTGCACCCGTCCGCCGCGGCCCAGCCGAAGCTGCTGGATGCCGTCTGGCCGACGCTCAAGCCCTTGCTGGCGAAGCCGAAATGA
- a CDS encoding NAD(P)/FAD-dependent oxidoreductase, with product MKIAVIGSGISGLSAASFLARRHEVTLYEQDSRHGGHTNTILVPAPTGEQPVDTGWIVYNGINYPNLTALFRELGVKTRPTSMSFGVSLGDGAYEWTGSDRLWTVFAQPSNLFRRKHLRMLLDILKLNRHCNALLRSGQLPEGSLGEFLVAAGFSPELGSRYLLPMAGLIWSCSPKKAMEYPAADFMRFFDSHSLFTATGQPVWHTVVGGSHQYLKKLLEAFPGELRPGIPVTALRRGAAGVEVVSAAGVKTYERVVCATHSDQALGLLADAAADEREVLGGIPYNASRCVLHTDESFLPRRRGAWASWNYLNDRDEVHDRPISGSYWMNLLQGIPGPVNYIVTLNPEREVPRDKVLYETLYHHPHYGAASVMTHERLPAIQGRGGLWFAGAWTGYGFHEDGLRSGLRAVAGIDRDCLPAWASLEENHRPAASSVPGLPATVAG from the coding sequence ATGAAGATCGCAGTCATCGGCTCCGGCATTTCGGGACTCAGCGCCGCCAGTTTCCTCGCGCGCCGCCACGAAGTGACCCTGTACGAGCAGGACAGCCGCCACGGCGGGCATACCAACACGATCCTGGTGCCGGCCCCGACCGGCGAGCAGCCCGTCGATACGGGCTGGATCGTCTACAACGGCATCAACTACCCCAACCTCACTGCCCTGTTCCGCGAACTGGGCGTGAAGACGCGACCGACCAGCATGTCCTTCGGCGTGTCGCTGGGCGACGGCGCCTACGAATGGACCGGGAGCGACCGGCTGTGGACCGTGTTCGCCCAGCCTTCCAACCTGTTCCGCAGGAAGCATCTGCGCATGCTGCTGGACATCCTCAAGCTCAACCGCCATTGCAACGCCCTGCTGCGCAGCGGGCAGCTGCCCGAAGGCTCGCTGGGCGAGTTCCTGGTCGCCGCGGGCTTTTCGCCGGAACTGGGCAGCCGCTACCTGCTGCCGATGGCGGGGCTGATCTGGAGCTGCTCGCCGAAGAAGGCGATGGAATATCCGGCCGCCGATTTCATGCGCTTCTTCGACTCGCATTCGCTGTTCACCGCCACCGGCCAGCCGGTCTGGCATACCGTGGTGGGCGGCTCGCACCAGTACCTGAAGAAGCTGCTGGAAGCCTTCCCCGGCGAGCTGCGCCCCGGGATCCCGGTCACCGCGCTGCGGCGCGGCGCGGCCGGCGTCGAGGTGGTCAGCGCGGCGGGCGTGAAAACCTACGAGCGCGTGGTCTGCGCCACGCATTCCGACCAGGCGCTGGGCCTGCTGGCGGACGCGGCGGCCGACGAGCGCGAAGTGCTGGGTGGCATCCCCTACAACGCCAGCCGCTGCGTGCTGCACACCGACGAGTCCTTCCTGCCCAGGCGCCGCGGCGCCTGGGCGTCGTGGAACTACCTCAACGACCGCGACGAGGTGCACGACCGGCCGATCTCGGGCAGCTACTGGATGAACCTGCTGCAGGGCATCCCGGGGCCGGTGAACTACATCGTGACCCTGAACCCGGAGCGCGAGGTGCCGCGCGACAAGGTCCTGTACGAAACCCTGTACCACCACCCCCACTACGGCGCCGCCAGCGTCATGACCCACGAGCGTCTGCCGGCGATCCAGGGCCGCGGCGGGCTGTGGTTCGCGGGGGCCTGGACCGGCTATGGCTTCCACGAGGACGGCCTGCGTTCCGGCCTGCGGGCGGTGGCCGGCATCGACCGCGACTGCCTGCCGGCCTGGGCCAGCCTTGAAGAAAACCACCGTCCGGCCGCATCCTCAGTACCGGGGCTGCCGGCGACGGTGGCGGGTTAG
- a CDS encoding DUF1365 domain-containing protein, which translates to MDADQAGWLYPARVMHRRRIAPLYRFVYRVFYLLVDIDRLAELQQRLRFFSQDRFNLLSLRTRDYGDGQGLRPWAEGLLRGQGIELEGGRIRLLTLPRVLGWAFNPISMWYCEHRDGRLRAVIAEVRNTFGEKHCYLLASADAPMTYEQAYEKDKCFHVSPFLDRAGRYRFELGEPGERLRVAIHESRDGVPVMDATLAGERRPLSDGALLRQVLGMPWMAAKVVAGIHWEALKLWLRGAGYRPKPVPLPQDVS; encoded by the coding sequence ATGGACGCGGATCAGGCCGGCTGGCTGTACCCGGCGCGGGTCATGCACCGGCGGCGCATCGCGCCGCTGTACCGCTTCGTCTACCGCGTGTTCTACCTGCTGGTGGATATCGACCGCCTGGCCGAGCTGCAGCAGCGCCTGCGGTTCTTCTCGCAGGACCGTTTCAACCTGCTGAGCCTGCGCACGCGCGACTACGGCGACGGCCAGGGCCTGCGCCCCTGGGCCGAGGGCCTGCTGCGCGGCCAGGGCATCGAACTGGAGGGCGGGCGCATCCGCCTGCTGACCCTGCCGCGGGTGCTGGGCTGGGCCTTCAATCCGATCTCCATGTGGTACTGCGAGCATCGCGATGGGCGCCTGCGGGCGGTGATCGCCGAGGTTCGCAACACTTTCGGGGAGAAGCACTGCTACCTGCTCGCATCCGCCGACGCGCCGATGACGTATGAGCAGGCATATGAGAAGGACAAGTGCTTCCATGTCTCGCCGTTCCTGGACCGCGCCGGGCGTTACCGTTTCGAGCTGGGCGAGCCCGGCGAGCGCCTGCGGGTGGCGATCCACGAGAGCCGCGACGGGGTGCCGGTGATGGATGCCACGCTGGCCGGCGAGCGCCGTCCGCTGTCGGACGGGGCGCTGCTGCGGCAGGTGCTGGGCATGCCCTGGATGGCGGCCAAGGTGGTGGCCGGCATCCACTGGGAAGCCTTGAAGCTGTGGCTGCGCGGAGCGGGTTACCGGCCCAAGCCGGTGCCGCTGCCGCAGGACGTATCGTGA
- a CDS encoding SAM-dependent methyltransferase produces MSQGPEDRRESGKLDDPLQRLMGRDGFSPDLPAALAPRTGAPRPSLRLQVLLYMLRELHYGHLEVNLPNGERRVYQGKERLDLRGVLNIRSENLMQHVISGGEVGFGEAYLDGCWDSPDLAPLLAVMYLNEPHYKGPFEKNWLGKVYGWWQHRRHANTRAGARENIQYHYDLGNEFYKMWLDETMAYSSAMFIEPNQTLQDAQLNKFRLMYERLELTADHHLLEIGSGWGGFAIYAAQHSGCRVTSITLSDEQLKEARARAEHAGVADRVTFELRDYRDVQGQYDRIVSIEMYEAVGAEYWPGYFAAIEKALKPGGRAAIQGITIDESIFQHYLTKRDFIQKYIFPGGMLCPPQRFMDLARAAGLQAREPRYFARDYADTLAHWHRNVLAAREKVVEQFDERFLRMWRYYLAYCECGFRVDRIDLMQVTLEKG; encoded by the coding sequence ATGAGCCAGGGACCGGAAGATCGGCGCGAATCGGGCAAGCTGGACGACCCGCTGCAGCGCCTGATGGGGCGTGACGGCTTTTCGCCGGACCTGCCGGCGGCACTGGCGCCGCGCACGGGTGCGCCACGCCCGAGCCTGCGCCTGCAGGTGCTGCTGTACATGCTGCGCGAGCTGCACTACGGCCACCTGGAAGTGAACCTGCCCAACGGCGAGCGTCGCGTCTACCAGGGCAAGGAGCGGCTCGACCTGCGCGGCGTGCTCAACATCCGCAGCGAGAACCTGATGCAGCACGTCATCAGCGGCGGCGAAGTCGGCTTCGGCGAGGCCTATCTCGACGGCTGCTGGGATTCGCCCGATCTCGCGCCGCTGCTGGCGGTGATGTACCTCAACGAGCCGCACTACAAGGGCCCCTTCGAGAAGAACTGGCTGGGCAAGGTCTACGGCTGGTGGCAGCACCGTCGCCACGCCAACACCCGCGCCGGCGCGCGCGAGAACATCCAGTACCACTACGATCTCGGCAACGAGTTCTACAAGATGTGGCTGGACGAGACCATGGCCTACAGCTCGGCCATGTTCATCGAGCCCAACCAGACCCTGCAGGACGCGCAGCTCAACAAGTTCCGGCTGATGTACGAGCGGCTGGAGCTTACGGCGGATCACCACCTGCTGGAGATCGGCTCCGGCTGGGGCGGCTTTGCGATCTACGCCGCGCAGCATTCCGGCTGCCGCGTCACCAGCATCACCCTGTCCGACGAACAGTTGAAAGAGGCGCGTGCGCGTGCCGAGCATGCCGGCGTAGCCGACCGCGTGACGTTCGAGCTGCGCGACTATCGCGACGTGCAGGGCCAGTACGACCGCATCGTCTCCATCGAGATGTACGAGGCCGTGGGCGCCGAGTACTGGCCGGGCTATTTTGCTGCGATCGAGAAGGCCCTGAAACCCGGCGGCCGCGCCGCGATCCAGGGCATCACCATCGACGAGTCGATCTTCCAGCACTACCTGACCAAGCGCGACTTCATCCAGAAGTACATCTTCCCCGGCGGCATGCTGTGCCCGCCGCAGCGCTTCATGGACCTGGCCCGCGCCGCGGGTCTGCAGGCCCGCGAACCGCGCTACTTCGCCCGCGACTACGCCGACACCCTGGCCCACTGGCACCGCAACGTGCTGGCGGCGCGCGAAAAGGTGGTGGAGCAGTTCGACGAGCGCTTCCTGCGCATGTGGCGCTACTATCTCGCCTATTGCGAATGCGGTTTTCGTGTCGACCGCATCGACCTGATGCAGGTGACGCTGGAAAAGGGGTAG
- a CDS encoding DUF1475 family protein — translation MSTRGGLFLWSLVVLAGLIGVSTWATGIVSIVPAIQDLVDNPAAGYNPWTIATLFDAYFGFLWFWLWVAYRERSVVARIAWLPVILLLGNIGMASYMLKVLWSLPPGAGAREVLLRPEGA, via the coding sequence ATGAGTACGAGGGGCGGTTTGTTCCTGTGGTCGCTGGTGGTACTGGCCGGCCTGATCGGCGTTTCCACCTGGGCCACCGGCATCGTCAGCATCGTGCCCGCGATCCAGGACCTGGTGGACAACCCCGCCGCGGGCTACAACCCCTGGACCATCGCCACCCTGTTCGACGCCTATTTCGGCTTCCTCTGGTTCTGGCTCTGGGTGGCCTACCGCGAGCGCAGCGTGGTGGCCCGCATCGCCTGGCTGCCGGTGATCCTGCTGCTCGGCAACATCGGCATGGCCAGCTACATGCTCAAGGTCCTGTGGTCGCTGCCGCCGGGTGCCGGCGCGCGTGAAGTGCTGCTGCGGCCCGAAGGCGCATGA
- a CDS encoding DUF2062 domain-containing protein: protein MSEEGWRARLKRVVVAQLTQGVTPKRVAFTLALGALLSVFPVFGATTALCALAAWLLRLNQPLMQLLNAVLAPVHLLLLYPYYRAGEHLFGREPAPLLAVTELAERFAASPKQFVLDYGMVAVGGMVVWLISALVVIPLLYAALRPVVEAAARGVKAGRGKVRGTTAG, encoded by the coding sequence ATGAGCGAGGAAGGCTGGCGTGCCCGCCTCAAGCGGGTGGTGGTCGCGCAGCTGACGCAGGGGGTGACGCCGAAGCGCGTCGCCTTCACGCTGGCGCTGGGGGCGCTGCTCAGTGTTTTTCCGGTCTTCGGTGCGACCACCGCGTTGTGCGCGCTCGCCGCCTGGCTGTTGCGCCTGAACCAGCCGCTGATGCAGCTGCTCAATGCCGTGCTGGCGCCGGTGCATCTTCTGCTGCTGTATCCCTACTACCGCGCCGGAGAACACCTCTTCGGCCGCGAGCCGGCACCGCTGCTGGCGGTGACCGAGCTGGCCGAGCGTTTCGCCGCCAGCCCGAAACAGTTCGTGCTGGACTACGGCATGGTCGCGGTGGGCGGCATGGTGGTGTGGCTGATCAGCGCGCTGGTGGTGATCCCGCTGCTGTATGCGGCGCTGCGGCCGGTGGTGGAGGCGGCGGCAAGGGGTGTGAAGGCGGGCCGGGGAAAGGTGCGCGGCACCACGGCCGGCTAG